In Amphiura filiformis chromosome 2, Afil_fr2py, whole genome shotgun sequence, one DNA window encodes the following:
- the LOC140146770 gene encoding cold shock-like protein CspC, translating into MASQAPVYTGQVKWFNEQKGFGMIESSDGGRDIFVHYSKIDIQGRKTLNENDQVEYQFETTHKGPAATWVKPVGGGGGGGYSGGGGGYSGGGGYSGGGGGYGGGGGGGGYSGGY; encoded by the coding sequence ATGGCTAGTCAAGCTCCCGTTTACACAGGGCAGGTGAAGTGGTTTAACGAGCAGAAAGGCTTTGGTATGATAGAATCAAGCGATGGTGGCCGCGACATCTTTGTACACTACTCAAAGATCGACATACAAGGTCGTAAGACTCTAAATGAAAACGATCAAGTTGAATACCAGTTTGAGACCACACATAAAGGACCGGCAGCCACATGGGTCAAACCtgtcggtggtggtggtggcggagGATACTCAGGAGGCGGCGGAGGATACTCTGGAGGTGGGGGCTACTCTGGAGGCGGAGGTGGCTATGGAGGCGGAGGCGGAGGCGGAGGCTACTCTGGAGGCTACTAG